From Nitrosopumilus sp. b3, the proteins below share one genomic window:
- a CDS encoding dihydropteroate synthase has translation MTVPRVSSALKAVDLKQIPAPLIIGERINTQGSRKAKKLVLEDDYDGLVDLGRIQVEDGAHCLDVCVATTERSDEREFMLNLVKRLSLEIDAPLVIDSTDPEVIELAVTQIPGRPIINSINLEGDGSRFEKLAPIMAKYGLPAIALCIGPEGMAKTPQQKVDTAELLFETGKKYGLKIEQFIFDVLTFTLATGEDEFLDAGKNTLEGIRLVKEKFPNCFTTLGLSNISFGLAPYARKILNSVFLYHAVKTGLDTAIVNAKEIIPYGEIDEKEKKLAEDLIFNTHPNALSDLITYFENAGPQSNNASKKVDVDPSWPAGKRSNFRIVNRLKEGIQNDVVSAIAEKLGKNDIVKDIDGILSLDAAKEITHDGAIKTLNEDLLPAMKEVGDKFGAGELILPFVLKSAECMKAAVGELEKYLVKEEGTSKGVLVLGTVYGDVHDIGKNLVKTIFQNNGYTVHDLGKQVPLQKFLEKIDETKPDAIGLSALLVSTSKQMKFFVEHARKNNMTIPILCGGAAINSNYINRIAKEDGIYEPGVFYCNTMFEGLKTMDILISDQKQKLLSDWKEKLENWKEKSTADIDPDTLPKSDIKPVTSPTPKKIGEPIRLKADQINMAEVWTMIDKKSLFKLSWGLRGKAGSESEADHEQLLTEWKIRIIREKLFEPEVVYGFFKCHNKDRKLLVENPNGDDVELEFPRSTKPEHLCLTDYFGDDDVVAFQSVTVGNKVADIIEQWNKDDKYTDAYYLHGLAVEVAEALAEWVNRRIKSELNLEKGGLRYSWGFPSCPDVSQHHLVWKLLEPEKSGMTLTESGQIIPEQSTAAIVVHHPDAKYFVL, from the coding sequence TTGACAGTTCCTAGAGTAAGTTCAGCACTAAAAGCAGTGGATCTTAAACAAATTCCTGCCCCCTTGATTATAGGGGAGAGAATCAATACTCAGGGTTCTCGAAAAGCAAAGAAGCTAGTTCTTGAAGATGATTATGATGGTTTGGTGGATTTGGGAAGAATTCAAGTTGAGGATGGCGCGCATTGCCTTGATGTTTGTGTTGCAACTACTGAACGTTCTGATGAACGCGAGTTTATGCTAAATTTGGTAAAACGATTAAGCTTAGAAATTGACGCTCCACTTGTAATTGATTCTACAGATCCTGAAGTTATTGAACTTGCAGTTACACAGATCCCTGGTAGACCAATAATTAATTCAATAAATCTTGAAGGTGATGGAAGTAGATTTGAAAAATTAGCTCCAATTATGGCAAAGTATGGTTTGCCTGCAATTGCATTATGTATTGGACCTGAGGGTATGGCCAAAACCCCTCAACAAAAAGTTGATACTGCAGAATTGCTTTTTGAAACAGGAAAAAAATATGGATTAAAAATTGAACAATTTATTTTTGATGTTCTTACATTTACTTTAGCAACAGGGGAAGATGAGTTTCTTGATGCTGGGAAAAATACCCTTGAAGGAATAAGACTCGTCAAAGAAAAATTTCCAAACTGCTTTACTACATTGGGTCTTAGTAACATTAGCTTCGGTCTTGCACCTTATGCGAGAAAAATCCTAAACTCTGTCTTTTTGTATCATGCAGTAAAAACCGGTCTTGATACTGCAATAGTTAATGCAAAAGAGATAATTCCTTATGGTGAAATTGATGAGAAAGAGAAAAAACTTGCTGAAGATCTAATCTTTAACACTCATCCAAATGCTCTATCTGATTTAATTACATACTTTGAGAATGCGGGACCTCAAAGTAATAATGCTTCAAAGAAAGTTGATGTTGATCCTTCCTGGCCTGCAGGAAAACGCTCAAACTTTAGAATTGTAAATAGACTCAAAGAAGGGATTCAAAATGATGTTGTCTCTGCAATTGCTGAGAAACTTGGAAAAAATGATATTGTAAAAGATATTGATGGAATCCTTTCCCTTGATGCAGCAAAAGAAATCACTCATGATGGTGCAATTAAAACTCTAAATGAAGATTTACTGCCTGCAATGAAAGAAGTTGGTGATAAATTTGGTGCAGGAGAATTAATCTTGCCCTTTGTTCTAAAATCTGCAGAATGTATGAAGGCAGCAGTTGGGGAACTGGAGAAATATTTAGTCAAAGAAGAGGGAACAAGTAAGGGTGTACTTGTTTTAGGCACTGTATATGGTGATGTACATGATATTGGAAAGAATCTTGTAAAGACTATTTTTCAAAATAATGGATACACTGTACATGATTTGGGAAAACAAGTTCCGTTACAAAAATTTCTGGAAAAAATTGATGAAACAAAACCTGATGCAATAGGTTTGTCTGCATTACTTGTATCTACTTCAAAGCAAATGAAATTCTTTGTAGAGCATGCAAGAAAAAACAATATGACCATTCCGATTCTTTGTGGTGGTGCTGCAATTAACAGCAATTACATAAACAGAATTGCAAAAGAGGATGGAATTTATGAACCTGGAGTATTTTATTGCAATACCATGTTTGAAGGCCTTAAAACAATGGATATTTTGATTTCAGATCAAAAACAAAAACTATTGTCAGATTGGAAAGAAAAACTAGAGAATTGGAAGGAAAAATCTACGGCAGATATAGATCCTGACACACTTCCAAAAAGTGACATAAAACCAGTAACATCCCCAACTCCTAAAAAAATTGGAGAGCCAATTCGATTAAAAGCAGATCAAATCAATATGGCAGAAGTTTGGACTATGATTGATAAAAAATCTCTTTTCAAATTATCTTGGGGTTTGAGGGGAAAAGCTGGCTCTGAATCAGAGGCTGATCATGAACAATTGTTAACTGAATGGAAAATTAGGATAATTAGAGAAAAACTCTTTGAGCCAGAAGTTGTTTATGGTTTTTTCAAATGTCATAATAAAGACAGAAAATTACTTGTGGAGAATCCTAACGGTGATGACGTGGAATTAGAATTCCCTCGTTCTACAAAACCTGAACATTTGTGTCTGACTGATTATTTTGGTGATGATGATGTTGTTGCATTCCAATCAGTAACTGTAGGAAATAAAGTAGCTGATATTATTGAACAATGGAATAAGGATGACAAGTACACTGATGCATATTATCTACATGGGCTTGCAGTTGAAGTTGCCGAAGCTTTAGCTGAATGGGTGAATCGTAGAATTAAATCTGAATTGAATTTAGAAAAAGGTGGTCTCAGATATAGTTGGGGATTTCCCAGCTGTCCTGATGTTTCTCAACATCATTTAGTCTGGAAATTATTGGAACCTGAAAAATCTGGTATGACTTTAACTGAATCTGGACAAATTATTCCTGAACAGTCAACTGCAGCAATTGTGGTTCACCATCCTGATGCAAAATATTTTGTTCTTTAA
- a CDS encoding homocysteine S-methyltransferase family protein: MTDKEPFLDALKNRILLFDGAMGTEIQRYDPKPEDFPNNQDGFNDGLVITHPEWIKQIHRNYLDAGADCIETNSFGSNKIKLDEYGFGDQTVEFNKKIATLASEVCNEYADKPRYVIGSMGPTGYLPSSNDPDLGQKPLDEIREAFELQAEGLILGGVDALLIETSQDILEVKLVIEACHNAIKKTGKKVPIIANTTLDQYGKMLLGTNIQAAYTTVSDMGIDVFGLNCSTGPIEMTPSVRWLDEQNDHDVLVVPNAGMPENDGGQAVYKMTPEKMGKALGDFLDDYKRVRIIGGCCGTNPEHIKALRKVIDERANSIEG; the protein is encoded by the coding sequence TTGACTGATAAAGAACCCTTTCTTGATGCATTAAAAAATCGAATACTGTTGTTTGATGGTGCAATGGGTACTGAAATTCAAAGATATGATCCAAAACCTGAAGACTTTCCAAATAATCAAGATGGCTTTAATGATGGTTTAGTAATTACCCATCCTGAATGGATTAAACAAATTCATAGAAATTATTTAGATGCTGGTGCTGATTGCATTGAAACTAATTCTTTTGGTTCAAATAAAATTAAACTAGATGAATATGGTTTTGGTGATCAAACAGTTGAATTTAACAAAAAAATAGCAACACTTGCATCAGAAGTTTGCAATGAATATGCTGACAAACCTCGATATGTGATTGGCTCCATGGGTCCTACAGGATATCTTCCAAGTTCCAATGATCCTGATTTAGGTCAAAAACCTCTTGATGAAATCCGTGAAGCTTTTGAGTTACAAGCTGAAGGATTAATTCTTGGGGGAGTAGATGCATTGCTTATTGAAACCAGTCAAGACATTCTTGAAGTAAAACTAGTCATTGAGGCATGTCATAATGCAATAAAAAAAACTGGTAAGAAAGTTCCAATTATTGCAAATACTACTTTGGATCAATATGGAAAAATGTTGCTTGGCACAAATATTCAAGCAGCATATACGACTGTTTCTGATATGGGAATTGATGTATTTGGATTGAATTGTTCGACTGGTCCAATTGAGATGACCCCTAGTGTAAGGTGGCTTGATGAACAAAATGATCATGATGTGTTGGTAGTTCCAAATGCTGGTATGCCTGAAAATGATGGGGGGCAAGCAGTTTACAAAATGACTCCTGAAAAAATGGGTAAAGCACTTGGTGATTTTCTTGATGATTACAAAAGAGTTCGAATAATTGGCGGTTGCTGTGGGACTAATCCTGAACACATCAAAGCCTTGAGGAAAGTAATTGACGAAAGAGCCAACTCTATCGAGGGTTAA
- a CDS encoding MFS transporter, with the protein MLKLQVNNLVRSATFFQHAGISIIFVFMPVIAKGVTDSIFEIGLLVASFSFAQILSEIYFGRHSDKKGTRLKFIRIGFIGCAIAFGLHYFAEDLTMFFLVRIAAGIASGIMIPAMIAYTYEANIDKKRAATVISFHALGWLAGIAAAGIANDLKLIFLLSAASFVIGLLFTIKLPNPQQEKELKPGTTKNVITKNKFLFSSLLLRHIGAAAVWTILPIMLMERLGAELYQISIVYVANTLTAFILMNVMASKIHLSNVTKFQIGIGFTTFVFIGLTLITDWWMAMPFMSLVGATWAFLFIGGNFHLMDNNPRSTSTGIFSSTLSIATVVGPVVAGSIAYLFDYVAVMYFAIAIIICAFVVSLKIRK; encoded by the coding sequence ATGCTCAAACTTCAAGTAAACAACCTAGTTCGTAGTGCCACTTTTTTTCAGCATGCTGGGATTTCTATAATCTTTGTTTTCATGCCCGTAATAGCGAAGGGAGTCACAGATTCAATTTTTGAGATTGGGTTGTTAGTAGCCTCATTTAGTTTTGCCCAGATTTTATCAGAGATTTATTTTGGAAGGCACTCAGATAAGAAAGGAACCAGGCTCAAATTTATCAGAATTGGCTTTATCGGATGCGCGATAGCCTTTGGACTACATTATTTTGCAGAGGATCTTACCATGTTTTTCTTGGTAAGAATTGCTGCGGGAATTGCTAGCGGAATTATGATTCCTGCAATGATTGCATACACCTATGAGGCAAACATTGACAAAAAGCGAGCCGCGACAGTAATATCATTTCATGCATTAGGATGGTTAGCCGGAATTGCAGCAGCAGGAATTGCAAATGATCTCAAACTAATTTTCTTACTTAGTGCTGCATCATTTGTAATTGGGTTATTATTTACAATCAAACTACCAAATCCTCAACAAGAAAAAGAACTCAAACCTGGAACTACAAAAAATGTAATTACCAAAAATAAATTTCTTTTTTCATCATTATTACTAAGACATATTGGTGCAGCAGCTGTATGGACAATTTTACCAATAATGTTAATGGAGAGATTAGGTGCTGAGCTATATCAAATATCAATAGTATACGTTGCTAACACATTGACTGCATTTATTTTGATGAATGTAATGGCAAGTAAAATTCATCTATCAAATGTTACCAAGTTTCAAATCGGTATTGGCTTTACAACTTTTGTATTTATTGGATTGACACTAATTACTGATTGGTGGATGGCAATGCCATTTATGTCGCTTGTTGGTGCAACATGGGCATTTTTGTTTATTGGTGGGAATTTCCATTTGATGGATAACAATCCACGTTCCACATCAACAGGAATATTCAGTTCTACTTTATCAATTGCTACCGTAGTAGGGCCAGTAGTTGCAGGAAGTATTGCATATCTATTTGATTATGTTGCAGTAATGTATTTTGCAATTGCAATAATTATTTGTGCATTTGTAGTATCACTAAAGATTAGAAAATAA
- a CDS encoding multicopper oxidase domain-containing protein, whose translation MKRTNTMIMTTVILSIALTSVFAFDFENNKFTTTSEIPFAAEAKKSTTHNITIEAVAMPDGLYAYRMVDYELIKDSNDNDDDNEDKKKSNVRNLVDEGVYSTDPTIPGPTIILTEGDEANVTLINNACDETFVDGVDHPLGALPTYSETSMLGIHVHGVQYDISDDATYGRMNMNGDSGALCGEDIQYSWIASPGTSGAWPYHDHTFAINEIGAEELGLFGTVIINPANGKVNGLVDDNSGKIKNVKVKDIEKDFVLWMVSSDVLGQRIFYGNEIDYDTTTYSGDSGVRETALWTNPNLTTVEGGIYRIHVLGLGEETHAFHMHGHRWTEDIHEKASEEDVIDVKEITPLQRHTFLIQASDNDDADTTHDGAEMWMYHCHFVDHMKEGMSGMMAVLPEYESDDIPIIGAVFTLSDEPGLWMKTLNAGIADDLDNYLADTVGVPINARDGTGFSLGYISEALGLAVDPAAETDFTNSEGRSLAVINPGETVLFGMKDSQTKHTITTLIYPTDADRLGGNGILNVADSVLGSDISHFDQQLGIRGSTLLTDKDGVPTGLNTPGLYVFVCKIHPYMFSAVIVDDPNTKLLIGGDSDLPFPLLDLSPSLTVLTRAGNVDPTALDFPTVIPPTHDLAKSLLTTFYVITDPNNWKDYTQPTWNVSLPPVLVTTDSEDVVRALAYDTPTTIFAATELGLTKSDGGTPASVEGFALGGSNIPIPAVSDPSINGVGEVWVDTQFERTVNKNHDGTPADKPGTITVVNTGTWDVERKIALPEINMNHPHNMWTDSKNEVIYQTEWFGNEMAIIDRESGELIKEVFTGQSPSHVMTSPVTDKIYVAINGEDTVNEFDPVTYELTRQISTGFRSHPHGHWISSSGQYIVTPDFLGLKASIIDLNSNTVDRSDSVLYGPIATGMKSDDSVFYTADFLGNSNTALDPSDGSTLGHIDWLAEGAAFGQGLVGLPIQTPISPDDQWMVTALTLGGKIGVVDLTADPGTVTAIFDCDPGCHGVQWGAKDGGGYYAYVSSKFSNALHVVDPNPDNDLGTNDASIVGSIILADRSVDSDDRIIGYDGFGGQGIVTIPNVYDGWIDKTVSECSSVGSCGDVTAYIGQLSSAQKSP comes from the coding sequence ATGAAACGAACAAATACAATGATAATGACGACAGTTATACTTTCAATTGCATTAACTTCTGTTTTTGCATTTGATTTTGAAAACAACAAATTTACAACAACTTCTGAAATTCCTTTTGCAGCTGAAGCAAAGAAAAGCACTACACATAACATCACTATTGAAGCAGTAGCAATGCCTGATGGTCTTTATGCTTATCGAATGGTCGATTATGAACTCATCAAAGACAGTAATGACAATGATGATGACAATGAAGATAAGAAAAAATCAAATGTGAGAAATTTGGTTGATGAAGGTGTTTATTCTACAGATCCTACAATTCCTGGACCTACAATAATCCTTACAGAAGGTGATGAGGCAAATGTTACATTAATCAACAATGCATGTGACGAAACATTTGTGGATGGTGTTGATCATCCATTAGGTGCATTACCAACATACTCTGAAACATCAATGCTAGGAATTCATGTGCATGGTGTTCAATATGATATTAGTGATGATGCAACATATGGAAGAATGAACATGAATGGTGATTCTGGTGCATTATGTGGAGAAGATATTCAGTATAGTTGGATTGCTTCCCCTGGAACATCTGGAGCATGGCCATATCATGATCATACTTTTGCAATTAATGAAATTGGTGCTGAAGAACTTGGTCTGTTTGGTACTGTGATTATCAATCCAGCAAACGGTAAAGTTAATGGTTTGGTTGATGATAATTCTGGAAAAATCAAAAATGTCAAAGTAAAAGACATTGAAAAAGACTTTGTTCTCTGGATGGTTTCATCTGATGTATTAGGTCAACGAATTTTCTATGGAAATGAAATTGATTATGATACTACCACTTATTCTGGTGATTCTGGAGTAAGGGAAACTGCACTTTGGACAAATCCAAATCTAACTACTGTTGAAGGAGGAATTTACAGAATCCATGTTTTAGGATTGGGTGAAGAAACTCATGCATTCCATATGCATGGACACCGCTGGACTGAAGATATTCATGAGAAAGCATCTGAAGAGGATGTTATTGACGTAAAGGAAATCACTCCTTTGCAGAGACATACATTCCTTATCCAAGCAAGTGATAATGATGATGCAGATACTACTCATGATGGTGCAGAAATGTGGATGTACCACTGTCATTTTGTTGATCATATGAAAGAAGGAATGAGTGGTATGATGGCAGTTTTACCAGAATATGAGAGCGATGATATTCCAATCATTGGTGCGGTATTCACATTAAGTGATGAACCAGGATTATGGATGAAAACACTCAATGCAGGAATTGCTGATGATCTGGATAATTATCTTGCAGACACAGTTGGTGTTCCAATAAATGCTCGAGATGGAACAGGTTTCTCCTTGGGTTACATTAGTGAAGCACTTGGTCTTGCAGTAGATCCTGCAGCTGAAACTGACTTTACTAATTCAGAAGGACGTTCACTTGCAGTAATCAATCCTGGAGAAACTGTACTCTTTGGAATGAAAGATTCTCAGACAAAACATACCATCACCACTTTGATCTATCCGACAGATGCTGATCGTTTAGGAGGAAATGGAATCCTAAATGTTGCAGATTCTGTTCTTGGAAGTGACATAAGTCACTTTGATCAACAATTAGGAATTAGAGGTTCTACACTTCTAACTGACAAAGATGGTGTACCCACAGGATTGAATACTCCTGGATTGTATGTCTTTGTTTGTAAGATACATCCATACATGTTCAGTGCAGTAATAGTAGATGATCCAAATACAAAATTGCTGATTGGTGGTGATTCTGATTTACCTTTCCCATTGTTAGACTTGTCACCAAGTTTGACTGTTCTAACTAGGGCTGGTAACGTAGATCCTACAGCACTTGACTTTCCAACAGTTATTCCACCTACACATGATTTGGCAAAATCTCTTCTAACAACATTCTATGTAATCACAGATCCAAATAACTGGAAAGACTATACTCAACCTACTTGGAATGTAAGTCTGCCTCCAGTTTTGGTAACTACTGATTCTGAAGATGTAGTAAGAGCCTTAGCATATGATACTCCTACAACAATATTTGCAGCTACTGAACTTGGATTAACAAAATCTGATGGAGGTACTCCAGCAAGTGTGGAAGGATTTGCATTAGGAGGCTCTAATATTCCTATACCAGCTGTTTCTGATCCATCAATTAATGGAGTTGGAGAAGTTTGGGTCGATACCCAATTTGAGAGAACAGTCAACAAGAATCATGATGGAACTCCGGCTGATAAACCTGGAACGATTACTGTGGTGAATACTGGAACATGGGATGTTGAAAGAAAGATTGCACTTCCTGAAATCAACATGAACCATCCTCATAACATGTGGACTGATTCAAAGAATGAAGTCATTTACCAAACTGAATGGTTTGGAAATGAAATGGCTATAATTGATAGGGAAAGTGGTGAACTTATCAAAGAAGTTTTCACTGGACAATCTCCTTCACATGTTATGACTTCACCTGTAACTGACAAAATCTATGTTGCAATCAATGGTGAGGACACTGTAAATGAATTTGATCCTGTCACTTACGAACTGACAAGACAGATTTCCACAGGATTCCGTTCTCATCCTCATGGGCATTGGATAAGTAGTTCAGGTCAGTATATTGTCACTCCCGACTTTCTGGGTTTGAAAGCATCAATCATTGATCTTAATTCAAATACAGTTGATAGATCCGATTCAGTCTTGTATGGTCCAATTGCAACAGGAATGAAAAGTGATGATTCAGTATTTTATACTGCTGACTTCCTAGGAAATTCAAACACTGCTCTAGATCCATCTGATGGTTCTACTTTGGGCCATATTGATTGGCTTGCTGAAGGTGCAGCATTTGGGCAGGGACTTGTAGGATTGCCAATTCAAACTCCAATTAGTCCTGATGATCAATGGATGGTTACAGCCCTGACTTTGGGTGGTAAAATTGGTGTAGTTGATTTAACAGCAGATCCTGGTACAGTAACTGCAATATTTGATTGTGATCCTGGTTGCCATGGCGTTCAATGGGGTGCTAAAGATGGAGGTGGATACTATGCATATGTGTCCAGTAAATTCTCAAATGCACTACATGTTGTAGATCCAAACCCTGATAATGATTTAGGAACTAATGATGCATCTATTGTTGGCTCTATCATACTTGCAGATCGTTCTGTTGATTCTGATGATAGAATCATTGGTTATGATGGATTTGGTGGACAAGGAATTGTAACAATTCCAAATGTATATGATGGATGGATTGACAAAACAGTTTCTGAATGTAGTTCTGTAGGCTCATGTGGTGATGTAACCGCCTACATTGGTCAACTAAGTAGTGCACAAAAATCACCATAG